A genomic segment from Halobellus litoreus encodes:
- a CDS encoding YeiH family protein → MRAIRRVGPGLLLLASLGGTARVVGNSTPLNPLVLAIVFGAAVGVTVGVPPWAAPGVDRHKLFLEIGIVLLGAQLTIAGLFSTGPVVVGLAVGVVLTGVLFVEFVGRRVGIASRTRSLLAAGASVCGVSAIIAVAGSIDGNEADISYAAGTVLLFDAVTLVAFPIAGTALGLPDRTFGIWAGLSLFSTGPTTAVGFAISETAGQWATVTKLVRNTLIGILAVGYAIRYSSGTGRTDAREIWYQFPKFLVGFLLVAVFVNLGTVDVAARTTIGRISDWLFALAFVGLGVELNPRRLRATGVRPLAVVLAQFLTVSLLALGAVRVLV, encoded by the coding sequence ATGCGCGCGATCCGCCGGGTGGGCCCCGGACTCCTACTGCTGGCGTCGTTGGGCGGCACCGCCCGTGTGGTGGGGAATTCGACACCGCTGAACCCGCTCGTTCTCGCGATCGTCTTCGGGGCCGCCGTCGGCGTCACCGTCGGGGTCCCGCCGTGGGCCGCTCCGGGCGTCGACCGACACAAACTCTTCCTGGAGATCGGAATCGTCCTGCTGGGTGCACAGCTCACGATCGCCGGGCTGTTCTCGACCGGGCCGGTGGTAGTCGGACTGGCGGTGGGCGTCGTTCTGACGGGCGTGCTGTTCGTCGAATTCGTCGGCCGGCGTGTCGGGATCGCGTCGCGGACCCGGTCGCTGCTGGCAGCCGGTGCGAGCGTCTGCGGGGTCTCCGCGATCATCGCCGTCGCGGGGAGCATCGACGGCAACGAGGCGGACATCAGCTACGCCGCGGGAACCGTGCTCCTGTTCGACGCCGTGACGCTCGTGGCGTTTCCGATCGCCGGTACCGCGCTCGGACTCCCGGACCGCACCTTCGGAATCTGGGCGGGGTTGAGCCTGTTCTCCACGGGGCCGACCACCGCCGTCGGCTTCGCGATCTCGGAGACGGCCGGTCAGTGGGCGACCGTCACGAAACTCGTTCGCAACACGCTCATCGGGATCCTGGCCGTCGGGTACGCGATCCGGTATTCGAGCGGGACCGGTCGGACCGACGCCAGAGAGATATGGTATCAGTTCCCGAAATTTCTGGTCGGCTTCCTGCTCGTCGCGGTCTTCGTCAACCTCGGAACCGTCGACGTCGCAGCCAGAACGACCATCGGGCGAATCAGCGACTGGCTGTTCGCGCTCGCGTTCGTCGGTCTCGGGGTCGAATTGAACCCTCGCCGACTCCGGGCGACGGGCGTGCGACCGCTGGCTGTCGTCCTGGCGCAGTTTCTCACGGTGAGTCTGCTGGCACTCGGCGCGGTGCGGGTCCTCGTCTGA
- a CDS encoding UxaA family hydrolase, translated as MSEFLGYERDDGSIGIRNHVAIISTAPYANDTVERAADIVENAVPITHPLGRCQTKPDVFQTYRTLLGYGTHPNVYGTVVIAHAGEIVDGDELASDIAETGRPSDSVNIHREKGVMNALQRAVDSAREMVQEASNQRRVPADMSNLTFGINCATSDTTSGLCQHKATARAAWRLIDDHGGRACFAETPEFFGGEHELAERAVDEETKQEILDRVEHWDQRLQATGYDVRGAQPTPDNMDGGLTTIEEKSLGALVKSGDGPIQDVVDYGAKIPDGSGMYIMDTPGHGAESVTGIGAGGAHFMVISTGQGHTLSNAIMPTIKITGNPGSAERVPEQTDVDVSEALVGDETFDWAGEQLWEEVEDVVNGKLTMSEAMGESQFAIHRIGPST; from the coding sequence ATGAGTGAATTCCTCGGCTACGAACGGGACGACGGCAGCATCGGCATCAGAAACCACGTCGCGATCATCTCGACGGCACCCTACGCCAACGACACCGTCGAGCGCGCGGCGGACATCGTCGAGAACGCGGTTCCGATCACCCATCCGTTGGGGCGGTGCCAGACGAAGCCCGACGTGTTCCAGACGTACCGAACGCTGCTGGGCTACGGGACCCATCCGAACGTCTACGGGACGGTCGTGATCGCCCACGCGGGCGAAATCGTCGACGGCGACGAACTCGCCTCCGACATCGCGGAGACCGGTCGCCCCAGCGATTCGGTCAACATCCACCGCGAGAAGGGCGTGATGAACGCGCTGCAGCGGGCGGTCGACTCCGCCCGCGAGATGGTGCAGGAGGCGAGCAACCAGCGGCGCGTGCCCGCCGATATGTCGAATCTGACCTTCGGAATCAACTGCGCGACGTCGGACACGACGAGCGGGCTCTGCCAGCACAAGGCGACGGCGCGGGCGGCCTGGCGGCTCATCGACGACCACGGCGGCCGCGCCTGCTTCGCCGAGACGCCCGAGTTCTTCGGCGGCGAGCACGAACTCGCGGAACGCGCGGTCGACGAGGAGACGAAACAGGAGATCCTCGACCGCGTGGAACACTGGGACCAGCGTCTGCAGGCGACCGGCTACGACGTCCGCGGCGCCCAGCCGACGCCCGACAATATGGACGGCGGGCTCACGACCATCGAGGAGAAGTCCCTCGGGGCGCTCGTCAAGTCCGGTGACGGTCCGATCCAGGACGTCGTCGACTACGGGGCGAAGATCCCGGACGGCTCGGGGATGTACATTATGGACACCCCCGGTCACGGCGCGGAGTCGGTCACCGGCATCGGCGCGGGGGGAGCGCACTTCATGGTCATCTCGACCGGACAGGGGCACACGCTCTCGAACGCGATTATGCCGACGATCAAGATCACCGGGAATCCCGGCAGCGCCGAGCGCGTCCCCGAACAGACCGACGTCGACGTCAGCGAGGCGCTCGTCGGCGACGAGACGTTCGACTGGGCCGGCGAGCAGCTCTGGGAGGAGGTCGAAGACGTGGTCAACGGCAAGTTGACGATGAGCGAGGCGATGGGCGAGAGCCAGTTCGCCATCCACCGGATCGGTCCCTCGACATAA
- a CDS encoding UxaA family hydrolase — protein MADRYIEVVEPEDNVATALRELEAGETVTVAVGDEERTIDLPEDVRFGHKIAIEDINDGETITKYGKSIGNATEDIPAGTWVHVHNVESNYGRGDLADEGQTAAVSE, from the coding sequence ATGGCTGACAGATACATTGAGGTAGTCGAACCCGAAGACAACGTCGCGACGGCGCTCCGTGAACTCGAGGCCGGCGAGACGGTCACGGTGGCGGTCGGCGACGAGGAACGGACGATCGACCTGCCTGAGGACGTCCGGTTCGGGCACAAGATCGCCATCGAGGACATCAACGACGGCGAGACGATCACGAAATACGGAAAGAGCATCGGCAACGCGACGGAGGACATTCCGGCGGGGACGTGGGTCCACGTCCACAACGTCGAGAGCAACTACGGACGCGGCGACCTCGCGGACGAGGGCCAGACCGCAGCGGTGAGTGAGTGA
- a CDS encoding Ldh family oxidoreductase: protein MDVDRQRAIDVATDAFREHGISEPDARQTAEVLVSADARGKHSHGLLRLPRFVRGIEHGNVDPSGTIEVVAGRGGAATINGGSRLGPVVASEATAAAMDRADEFGVGAVGVHESNHLGMLGYYTDQLQREGYVGVAITNTEPAMPPHGGAEPILGTNPIAIGLPTEPVFNLDMSTSAIARGTVLHRKETGETLPEGVALDGDGAPTTDPEAALDGTILPFGGPKGSGLAIAVEVLAGGLVGAAMGEDVTGTYHTSEPCTKGDLFLAIDPAAMGAHDFGERASAFLTDLLASETASNVEETRLPGQRSVERDRSATTVRVDDDLWADVRDLAGRN, encoded by the coding sequence ATGGACGTCGACCGGCAGCGCGCGATCGACGTCGCGACCGACGCGTTCCGCGAACACGGCATCTCCGAACCCGACGCCAGGCAGACGGCGGAGGTTCTGGTCAGCGCTGACGCCCGCGGGAAGCACTCTCACGGTCTGTTGCGACTCCCCCGGTTCGTCCGCGGGATCGAACACGGCAACGTCGATCCGAGCGGGACGATCGAGGTCGTCGCCGGACGCGGCGGTGCGGCCACGATCAACGGCGGGTCGCGTCTCGGCCCGGTCGTCGCGAGTGAGGCGACGGCCGCGGCGATGGACCGCGCCGACGAGTTCGGTGTCGGAGCGGTCGGCGTCCACGAGTCCAATCACCTCGGAATGCTGGGATACTATACGGACCAACTCCAGCGCGAGGGCTACGTCGGTGTCGCCATCACGAACACCGAGCCGGCGATGCCGCCGCACGGTGGCGCCGAACCGATACTCGGGACGAACCCGATCGCGATCGGTCTCCCGACCGAACCCGTGTTCAACCTCGATATGTCCACCTCGGCCATCGCGCGCGGGACGGTCCTGCATCGAAAAGAGACGGGCGAGACGCTACCGGAAGGCGTCGCCCTGGACGGCGACGGTGCACCGACCACGGACCCCGAGGCCGCCCTGGACGGCACCATCCTCCCGTTCGGCGGGCCGAAGGGATCGGGGCTGGCGATCGCGGTCGAGGTTCTGGCGGGCGGACTCGTCGGTGCGGCGATGGGCGAAGACGTCACCGGCACGTACCACACCAGTGAACCGTGCACCAAGGGCGATCTGTTCTTGGCGATCGACCCCGCGGCGATGGGGGCTCACGACTTCGGTGAGCGCGCGAGCGCCTTCTTGACTGACCTCCTGGCGAGCGAGACGGCCTCGAACGTCGAGGAGACCCGACTGCCCGGCCAACGCTCGGTCGAGCGGGACCGCTCGGCGACGACGGTCCGGGTCGACGACGACCTGTGGGCGGACGTCCGAGACCTCGCGGGCCGGAACTGA